A region of Takifugu rubripes chromosome 6, fTakRub1.2, whole genome shotgun sequence DNA encodes the following proteins:
- the LOC105416515 gene encoding uncharacterized protein, translating to MVKCCWTEERERALIAFYSEHCCLWNKKSENHSNRQLRLRLLEVLSSQLSDATMTFSVDDIKCKFKNLRTVFNREYKSVQASRTSDKLHLSKWKHYQQLLFLCESCDEDERLEEEQVLRPVEDENMEPESLTISSVMGNHSSSYTRPNRLSRSYTPSNDTRTSCSAAQQLFHPASSDTSKASCQTPGRARTRQVSTPRSCCSDSRLSVDSRCHWSDTKVQQLILFYSEHSSLWNHRSESYKNRQLKQSLLELLSRLLSDREPVPFTVKDIKTKFRNLRTIFQREHKAVTSNKTCGSEDFYLPKWKHYQDLMFLCDSCGEEESEELCFQRLDKADKSLETFPSPTPSNSQRSSPPSSPSMSSSHPEGRGRKRVARDLLRSGSEVLDLMRAFCQSQPPSPHTGFLKYVEECLNETPPDKVKKLKKKIIEMIHSVSEEV from the exons ATGGTGAAATGCTGTTGGActgaggagagggagcgagcTCTGATAGCGTTCTACTCTG AACACTGCTGTCTGTGGAACAAGAAGTCTGAGAACCACAGCAACCGCCAGCTCAGACTGAGACTGCTGGAGGTTCTGAGCAGTCAGCTGTCCGACGCCACCATGACCTTCTCAG ttGACGACATAAAGTGCAAGTTCAAAAACCTGCGGACGGTTTTCAACCGAGAGTACAAGTCTGTCCAGGCCAGCAGGACGTCGGACAAACTGCACCTGTCCAAATGGAAGCACTATCAGCAGCTGCTTTTTCTCTGTGAGTCCTGCGATGAAGATGAGagactggaggaagagcaggtccTGAGACCAGTGGAGGACGAGAACATGGAGCCAGAAAGCCTAACCATTTCCTCTGTGATGGGAAACCACTCGTCCAGCTACACCCGACCCAACAGGTTGAGCAGGTCGTACACTCCCTCCAATGACACGAGAACaagctgcagcgctgctcaGCAGCTCTTCCACCCTGCATCCTCAGACACCAGTAAAGCCTCGTGTCAAACACCAGGACGTGCTCGCACTCGGCAGGTGTCCACGCCACGTTCATGTTGCTCCGACAGCCGGCTGAGTGTCGACTCGCGCTGCCACTGGAGCGACACCAAAGTCCAGCAACTCATATTATTTTACTCTG AGCACAGCTCTCTTTGGAACCACAGGTCTGAGAGCTACAAGAACAGGCAGCTCAAGCAgagtctgctggagctgttgaGCCGCCTCCTGTCAGATAGAGAACCAGTCCCCTTCACAG TGAAAGACATAAAGACAAAGTTCAGGAACTTGAGGACTATCTTCCAACGTGAGCACAAAGCAGTCACTTCCAACAAGACCTGCGGCTCAGAGGACTTTTATCTTCCAAAGTGGAAACACTATCAGGACCTGATGTTCCTATGTGACTCCTGTGGTGAGGAAGAGTCAGAGGAGTTGTGTTTTCAGCGCCTGGATAAAGCAGATAAAAGCCTTGAAACCTTTCCCTCACCCACTCCTTCAAACTCCCAACGCtcctcacctccatcctccccGTCCATGTCATCCTCTCACCCTGAAGGTAGGGGGCGGAAGCGAGTAGCCCGAGACTTGCTGCGTTCTGGTAGTGAGGTGCTGGACTTGATGAGGGCGTTCTGCCAAAGTCAGCCTCCATCACCCCACACTGGGTTCCTGAAGTACGTAGAGGAGTGTCTGAATGAGACGCCCCCAGACAAAGTGAAGAAGTTAAAGAAGAAGATCATTGAGATGATCCACAGTGTGTCAGAGGAGGTTTAG
- the LOC115250141 gene encoding hippocampus abundant transcript 1 protein-like: protein MQHGCFVSRGRCEEMPGEQPVAPGRVVLVKKFVMRDGAALQQGIGRPSVYHAVVVIFLEFFAWGLLTTPMLTVLHETFPQHTFLMNGLIQGVKGLLSFMSAPLIGALSDVWGRRSFLLVTVFFTCAPIPLMRLSPWWYFAMISMSGAFSVTFSVIFAYVADVTDERERSTAYGLVSATFAASLVTSPAIGAYLSAWYGDNLVVLLATLIALADICFILLAVPESLPDKMRLNTWGAPISWEQADPFASLRKVGQDPTVLLICITVFLSYLPEAGQYSSFFLYLRQVIHFSSTTLAIFIGVVGILSIVAQTLLLTLLMRTLGNKNTVLLGLGFQILQLAWYGFGSEPWMMWAAGAVAAMSSITFPAVSALVSQSADPDKQGVVQGMITGIRGLCNGLGPALYGFVFFLFNVELNAMDPIQGDFNIDPLPLQSPTERALIPGPPFLLGACTVVVAFLVAVFIPEKPSCSSSSSQLSLSEKSHTDGKESMSALAGVHINTPLPGSDEESPPTANHEDFEPLLQDSIV, encoded by the exons ctccagcagggcATCGGCAGGCCCAGTGTGTATCATGCAGTGGTGGTGATCTTCCTGGAGTTCTTTGCCTGGGGTTTGCTCACCACACCAATGCTGACT GTTTTACATGAAACGTTCCCCCAACACACCTTCCTGATGAATGGACTCATCCAGGGTGTGAAG GGCCTGCTGTCATTCATGTCTGCTCCCCTGATCGGTGCTCTGTCAGACGTGTGGGGGAGACGGTCCTTCCTCTTGGTGACTGTCTTCTTCACTTGTGCACCCATCCCACTGATGAGGCTCAGCCCCTG GTGGTACTTTGCCATGATCTCCATGTCTGGAGCATTCTCGGTCACCTTCTCCGTCATCTTCGCCTATGTTGCTGATGTGACTGATGAACGGGAGAGGAGCACAGCCTACGGACTG GTATCGGCGACGTTTGCAGCCAGTCTGGTAACCAGTCCGGCCATTGGTGCCTACCTGTCAGCCTGGTACGGAGACAatctggtggttctgctggctaCTCTGATCGCTCTGGCTGACATCTGCTTCATTCTGCTGGCTGTGCCCGAATCTCTGCCTGATAAGATGAGGCTGAACACCTGGGGCGCGCCCATATCCTGGGAGCAGGCTGACCCGTTTGCT TCTCTGAGGAAGGTTGGTCAAGACCCAACAGTCCTGCTCATCTGTATCACCGTGTTCTTATCCTACCTGCCGGAGGCTGGCCAGtactccagcttcttcctctaCCTGAGACAG GTCATTCATTTCTCCTCAACCACCTTGGCCATTTTTATTGGAGTGGTGGGCATCCTGTCTATCGTAGCACAG ACactcctcctcactctgctgATGAGGACTTTGGGTAATAAAAATACTGTTCTGCTGGGATTGGGCTTCCAGATTCTTCAGCTGGCCTGGTACGGCTTCGGCTCCGAGCCATG gATGATGTGGGCAGCTGGTGCTGTAGCAGCGAtgtcctccatcaccttcccAGCTGTCTCTGCTCTGGTGTCCCAGTCTGCTGATCCTGATAAACAAG GTGTTGTCCAGGGGATGATCACAGGCATCAGAGGACTGTGCAACGGCCTGGGTCCAGCTCTCTAcggatttgtcttttttctctttaatgtggAGCTCAACGCCATGGACCCCATCCAGGGGGACTTCAACATCGACCCGTTGCCTCTGCAGAGCCCCACTGAG CGAGCGCTCATCCCTGGCCCACCCTTCCTCCTGGGGGCCTGCACCGTGGTCGTGGCCTTCCTGGTGGCTGTTTTCATTCCAGAGaagccctcctgctcctcctcttcctcccagttGTCCCTCAGTGAGAAGTCCCACACGGATGGCAAAGAGTCCATGTCAGCGCTGGCCGGCGTGCACATCAACACACCTCTCCCAGGCAGCGATGAAGAAAGTCCTCCCACTGCAAACCATGAGGACTTTGAGCCGCTCCTGCAGGACAGTATTGTTTGA